DNA from Impatiens glandulifera unplaced genomic scaffold, dImpGla2.1, whole genome shotgun sequence:
AGCTCCAACTAATGCTAATTGCAACCTATGAGCAAAGCAATGTATATAATATGCATATGGACACTCTCGAAGAAATGGAGCTTGAAGTCCATTCCAAGCACCAGACATGTTACTAGCACCGTCGTACCCTTGCCCTCTCATATTAGTGACATTCAAATTATGTCGAGAAAGAACATATGATATGCTCTTCTTTAATGTTGAAGCAGTAGTATTTGGAACATTAACAATATCAAAGAAACGCTCTCGTAAAATACCCAAACAATCAacaaatctcaaaataattggCATCTGCTCTTTATTTGAAATATCTTTAgcttcatcaactaaaatacagATCTTCGCATCTCCAATTTCTTCACGGATTTTTTCCCTTactttatttgtaaaaatatgcAAAATTTCTTTCTCAATAGTTGGTGAAGTATATGTTGCATTTCTTGGAGCTTTTTCTAATACTATATCACCAATATTAACATTCAATCGACCCATAAGTTTTATCATCTCTATAAAATTACCACGATttttagaagatgaagattcATCATGACCTCTAAATACAATAGCTTGTAAACTAAGCCATTGAATACTCTCAATTGTCGTCTTAAGTCGTAATCGATTTTTCTGAACTTCATCTAAACTTTGGGCATTCAATATGTTGTCAATATGTCCACTTACTTTCATCAAATCTTCAACACATTTCACTGAATTACTATGTGAGGAAGTAGGACCTCCCACGTGAATTAAAAGTGGACATTTAACTTCATCGTTAACCCTTTTCCAGTTATTAAATCCATCAATAGTGAATGAAGGATTAATAGgtgatttcttttataaaagaaaacaaggaaaacaaaatattaaatcctTTGATGAAGAATACTCTAACCAAGGAAACTTTTCAAACCATGAGTATTGAAATCTACGATATTGAGTTTGTGATCCAAACTTAGTTCTTGGATACTCATCTAACTTAGGTTGATACGGACCCATTCTAATATAAGACCGCCTAATTTTATCTTGTTGATTTAATGGATGTTGCCATATAGGAATCCGAATTGCGGGATCTCGTTCAAGATTATTAAGATTAATTTCAAACCTTGGAAAATTGAAAACAGGTTGTTCTTCTTCCGTATTAGATGTATAAGATTGAAGATTTACCTCGTTAACCATATATGTAGATGAATTTtctttatgtttgaaaaatgaCAGTAAtgtctttctttttttactCCTTTCATTATCCATTGTAATcctattaacaaaaatatagaattaaaataagaatatataatttatacaatcttatgttataaacaaaattaattgagAAAAGGTAAAGAAAACTAACCGAGAGATTCAAAAGAGAGACCAATGATAGTTGTAGagaaattaaatcaaacaatcataaaaatttaaattgattatgttctaaataaataaaaaaatatgaaagtttaagtgtgaatataaaaaaatataatataatataataataatataatttaatataatataataatatatatatatatatatatatatattatagatagatcatattcttatataagatattatatttagaGATAGAAAATTTTAGCTAGCTGtatataatagatattatatatatatatatatatatatatatatatatatatatatatatatatatatatatatatatatatataaaatcacacTGGGCTACTGCCCACCGTAGCCCGCTGAATGCATCCGTCATTGCTAGAGACATCGGACATGAACTAAATCATCGCACATATTGCCCAACCAATTGGAAGATAATCAAATTTCGATCCATTTAATTAGCaacaaagaagatgaaattatccgaattattgaaaataatctttcattatggctatatatatatatatatattctctacaaagaataattttaactatttcttGAAATATtggttaaaaatgttttgatatggtttcattgattttcttgagtttctattaaataaattggtTTTTAAAGTGAATTTTAAGAACATGATTGTTATATATTTCTAAGCacgaaaatttgacataccttattttataaaaaaaaatattattaatttataatactattaaaataatattttgaatttttaaattcaaaataaaccaaaaaagattaaaaaacaaattagggataattattataataattaaacattaattagaaaaattaaataaaaattcaaaaaataatttaagtttaaagtATTGTTtctattttacccaaataaaacctaaaaatgGGATgaagttatttaattatgattttaaacataaattatgtataatttgtgacttaatacaattaaataaatagcaTAAAATaccgaaaaataaaataaatgatcataACTCTTATAatgttgtaaaaaaaaatttttttttattttgtttggtgaagaaaatgaaagaaatgctaaaaatttgtttataaataatccttttatagaaataaacaTTGATGATATGGTGTGGCCGAAACCAGGAAAATTAGTTGCAATAGGAGTCTCGTCCATTAGATGAACACCAGGTCTTCATCTAACGCGTTAGAATCATTCGTGTGGCTAGTTGTAACCAAACGAACGAGCACTCTAGGCCATTAgagatcaactaacgggatgtCTACTTTGTTAGCCGAAAACGCCTAGACGCGGCCTAAATGCGACGGAACCCCAAAATGGCGCTATTCGGTTAAATTAAACGACGTTGTTTTACCCTTCTTCTTTATCGATACAGGGTATGACCGGAAACGCGATCGGCGTCGACATTTATTCTAGAAATTTTATCTCCGTCTACAATAATCCTTATCCCTCCAAAAATTAACCATGTGCACGTCTtctataaaatcgtaaaatccgtaagattttttaagaattaattcaagattttaaccatatttttttaaagaaattaaattaaattgattgatcatttgagaataaataaaaagagttaattaattgGGTCTATTTATATGAGTGTCCTAtcaataaaagagagaaatacaATTGAATTGTTGTGAtggacaaaaataataataaaaatacttattggGATTAAACAAAATATCTGTACCTATATTAATCagaaatatttaagaaaatttgataaaaagaattatcATGAAATAAGGAACAACTACATGAGTACTCAACATTCCAGCCCAACAAGCGTTTCGATCCTAAGCTACTCAAAATGTTTCTAAGCTCAAAACATTAACATATAAAgcatgttcaatttttttttgctaatgTGAAggattttttagtttttttttgtaaatataatatatctgAGGACAGTCCAACAGAACCACTCCCTTGAtatgaaggtgaaggtgaattCCTTGTTTGGTTATTTGTTAACAACTAAATGTGTTTCACCtaattatataagaataattgaaacttataattaaaaaaatgataagaaagACTAATAagtacatttattatatttagagattttaaaggagtaatattattaaaagacgtgataaattattgtgttttaaaaattaatgtttgtcatttttatcagtttataattatgattaaaattgtaaaactagttaataataaataatattaatgtttgtttattgtCTTTATTTCGAAAAAATGGGGTTTAAAACGGGACTTACATTAACTTATTTTGTGTTTGTGctagtttattttaatgtttatacttacaaaaaaaatatgaatatttgtattaatttattttacagtttacgttttttatgaaaaaaaacagtGGTTTAATTTCCATTACCAAACATTTACTTTCAAAccattatgttaaaataaaattaaaactaaatatttacaaataatatacaattatttaaaatttattaaatttgaaattgtataaataataaaaaaaatgtagaaaaataaatatattagatataaatGTTGAAACACCTATTAAAATCACAGCTGcacatgaaaaaataaaataaatataacataaatttgatattaacaataagaagagagaaaaattaacaATACTTTTTGATACTAaagatatgaaaaaaaatttagatataaaattaactttttaaccCACGTTTGGTTAGGAGTATTATGTATATAGGTACAAACTATAATGGGTATTAATTTTATAGGGTATTgagaggtataaattatataagttatatgTGTTTGTTTGAAAGTATAAAaagagtataaattatataatttttattattttgtgtttggttggttATATAAAAAGTAGTAAAAAGTATataagactattttacccttttatataaattatttttaattatcattttaatatttatttgatgaagcttattgttttatttttgtttaattgtatGTGCTGAATAAATTGTAAATGATTGTTTATAATCACTAAATTCTCCTTATTCAAATCAATGAATTGTAAAGATGGTTTATAGTCACTAGTTGGATGTGATTCAAATTCCATTTGATATTGCAGCACAAACCATGAGTATTATGAGAGTTAAACATGTAGAGCCTCCTAAACAAATATCCAAAATGGATTTGAAAGGTTTTCAATGAAATAGTTGAAACCATAAAGCTTCTACTTGCAAGATACGAGATATGACATTGAAACAACTTCATCTATCGGATAGACATAGAGTTATGCGCTATCCCTTCCAATTCTTCTTTTGAATTATATCATTGATCTCATGCTTACGGATAATAGaatctgttagataaattcataccggttcaaataaacctaacttaaacaaacttcctacgcaggaacaaggaaccggaccggatgaacaaaagaaaaaccaactgaagaaaccgaaccggtcaagctaccaaaccgatcaagagcaTTCGGTACatgaccgcacagaggaaggatcggccaaagcctaaaagccagatccatcaaatagccgattaatctacaagacaagaataaccggaagaagtccggttacttcactaccaaaagacattcggccaagtcaagaggccgactagtacaagaagacactttgggtatctgttgagaatgataccaaaggaacagactgaatacttccatatccatgcaagtctgaggaaagactgtaggctgcagaaaacagtactaccggatccttctacttcgggataagccagaaaggaaatcttcaaagtacagacaactgtccaagcagacagtgcctacattgagtaaaagacaaacccagcaggtttgctttacagaccggcaggtctgaaacaggatgccaggtctgagattgaccgtcaggt
Protein-coding regions in this window:
- the LOC124918161 gene encoding zinc finger MYM-type protein 1-like, coding for MVNEKSPINPSFTIDGFNNWKRVNDEVKCPLLIHVGGPTSSHSNSVKCVEDLMKVSGHIDNILNAQSLDEVQKNRLRLKTTIESIQWLSLQAIVFRGHDESSSSKNRGNFIEMIKLMGRLNVNIGDIVLEKAPRNATYTSPTIEKEILHIFTNKVREKIREEIGDAKICILVDEAKDISNKEQMPIILRFVDCLGILRERFFDIVNVPNTTASTLKKSISYVLSRHNLNVTNMRGQGYDGASNMSGAWNGLQAPFLRECPYAYYIHCFAHRLQLALVGASTKENSIWLFFSKLSTIINLIGCSSKWYSELHSVQTIKIDRMITSGERDTGKGMNQIGNLHRSGSTRWSSYFESICSLIDMFGATIYVLESIVEEGSSSSLLGEACGCLIASRSFEFVFTLYMMQKIIGITNLLCQALQNKSLDIINAMDLVSTTKALLFNFREEGFNHLLEYVQMVCTQHDIEIPDLNASYKSATRRSCQQKDSLTIQQHYHFNIFNSVIDFQQEELNSRFSDDAVVELLKLSSALDPKDNFKSFKGEDI